A genome region from Chengkuizengella sp. SCS-71B includes the following:
- a CDS encoding dihydroorotase — MGTWILNGKLLNTENNELETKHIYIEQGKINKIMQSEEETQVDGHEVIDAEGKLVSAGFIDMHVHFREPGFEYKETIATGTRSAAKGGFTTVACMPNTRPIVDDVETLQLVLDKAEKEGIVRVLPYAAITENELGRDLTDFEALKNKGAIGFTDDGVGVQSAQMMKDAMSKAAAMNMPVIAHCEDNTLVVGGAVTDGAFAKKHGLKGIPNESEAIHVGRDVLLAEATDVHYHVCHVSTEQSVRLIRQAKQIGIKVTAEVCPHHLLLSDEDIPALDANWKMNPPLRTPRDVEAMIEAIEDGTIDMIVTDHAPHSEEEKAQELQRAPFGIVGLETAFPLLYTKFVQTGIWTLDFLIQRMTEKPAKVFNLDSGKVSIGADADLTIIDLESTKEVDPNTFLSKGRNTPFTGWKLQGWPVKTLVAGKVVWSD; from the coding sequence TTGGGAACGTGGATATTAAATGGAAAGTTGTTAAATACAGAAAACAATGAGTTGGAAACAAAACATATTTATATTGAACAAGGAAAAATAAATAAAATTATGCAAAGTGAAGAAGAGACACAGGTTGATGGACATGAAGTGATTGATGCTGAGGGTAAATTAGTGTCAGCAGGCTTTATCGATATGCATGTCCATTTTCGTGAGCCTGGATTTGAATATAAAGAAACGATTGCTACAGGTACAAGGTCTGCCGCAAAAGGTGGATTTACTACAGTTGCGTGTATGCCTAATACTAGACCAATCGTAGATGATGTTGAAACTTTACAGCTTGTTTTAGATAAAGCCGAGAAGGAAGGTATTGTGCGTGTACTTCCATACGCTGCAATTACAGAGAATGAATTAGGGAGAGACTTAACTGATTTTGAAGCTCTAAAAAATAAAGGAGCCATAGGTTTTACAGATGATGGTGTAGGTGTGCAAAGTGCACAAATGATGAAGGATGCAATGAGTAAAGCAGCTGCTATGAATATGCCAGTGATTGCTCACTGTGAAGATAATACTTTAGTAGTTGGTGGTGCTGTAACTGATGGTGCCTTTGCTAAGAAACATGGGCTGAAGGGAATACCAAACGAATCCGAAGCGATTCATGTTGGACGAGATGTTTTATTAGCTGAAGCTACAGATGTTCATTATCACGTATGCCATGTAAGTACTGAACAATCTGTTCGTTTAATTAGACAAGCAAAACAAATTGGGATTAAAGTAACAGCAGAAGTATGCCCGCATCACTTGCTTTTATCAGATGAAGATATACCAGCTTTAGATGCAAATTGGAAAATGAATCCCCCTCTTCGCACACCTAGAGATGTTGAAGCCATGATCGAAGCTATAGAGGATGGAACCATTGACATGATTGTTACGGATCACGCTCCACATAGTGAAGAGGAAAAAGCACAAGAACTTCAAAGAGCACCTTTTGGAATTGTTGGGTTAGAAACAGCATTTCCATTGTTGTATACAAAATTTGTGCAAACAGGTATATGGACTTTAGACTTTTTAATTCAAAGGATGACAGAGAAACCAGCTAAGGTATTTAACTTGGATTCAGGAAAAGTTTCAATTGGAGCAGATGCTGATTTAACCATTATTGACTTAGAAAGTACCAAAGAGGTTGATCCAAATACATTTTTATCTAAAGGTAGAAATACTCCTTTTACAGGGTG
- the pyrR gene encoding bifunctional pyr operon transcriptional regulator/uracil phosphoribosyltransferase PyrR — MSLGHVLMDEIAIRRALTRIAHEILEKNKGVENCVLVGIRTRGIYLAKRIADKIGEIEGIPIPMAELDVTSYRDDVSNRTTKEHHQTFTSSFIQDKKIILFDDVLYTGRTVRAAMDALIDMGRPKMIQLAVLIDRGHRELPIRPDYVGKNIPTSKLENINVSLIEVDSDDQVVIKQQRS; from the coding sequence ATGAGTTTAGGACACGTACTCATGGATGAAATTGCAATTCGAAGAGCACTAACAAGAATTGCTCATGAAATATTGGAAAAAAACAAAGGTGTAGAAAATTGTGTGCTTGTAGGCATTCGAACAAGAGGAATTTATTTAGCAAAAAGAATCGCAGATAAAATAGGGGAAATTGAAGGTATACCTATTCCAATGGCTGAATTAGATGTTACCTCTTATCGTGATGATGTTTCCAACAGAACTACAAAGGAACACCATCAAACGTTTACGAGCTCATTCATTCAAGATAAAAAAATTATATTATTCGATGATGTTTTATATACGGGAAGAACTGTAAGAGCTGCAATGGATGCATTGATTGATATGGGAAGACCCAAAATGATACAGCTTGCTGTTTTAATTGATCGAGGTCATCGAGAACTACCCATTAGACCCGACTATGTCGGAAAGAATATTCCTACCTCTAAATTGGAGAATATTAATGTCTCTTTGATAGAAGTTGATTCTGATGATCAGGTTGTAATTAAACAACAAAGGAGTTAG
- a CDS encoding aspartate carbamoyltransferase catalytic subunit, translating into MSQLKVGSDKHLLGLKGLSKTEILGILNRATYWENYPTKVTNYLSGHFVANMFFENSTRTRFSFEMAEKRLSTEVLNFSAAVSSVQKGESIYDTVKTLESMGIDAGVIRIKPIGVLQELAPKIKIPLINAGDGNNEHPTQALLDIYTMKKHFGHIEGLHVSIIGDILHSRVARSNLWGLLAMGAKVSFCAPPNMQAPELAEFTPYVSIEEALKADVIMMLRVQLERHEQGMIKSAEQYRELFGLTEERERNLKDHVIIMHPAPVNRNVEIDDSLIEHPRSKIFPQISNGVPIRMAVIERALT; encoded by the coding sequence ATGTCTCAATTGAAGGTTGGATCAGATAAACATTTATTAGGATTAAAAGGATTAAGTAAAACGGAAATTTTAGGTATATTAAATCGTGCAACTTATTGGGAAAACTATCCTACAAAAGTAACAAATTATTTGTCAGGGCATTTTGTTGCAAATATGTTTTTTGAAAATAGTACACGAACTCGTTTTTCCTTTGAAATGGCAGAAAAACGACTAAGCACTGAAGTATTAAACTTCTCAGCAGCAGTTTCAAGTGTGCAAAAAGGTGAATCCATTTACGATACTGTAAAAACATTAGAGTCAATGGGGATAGATGCGGGTGTTATTCGTATTAAACCGATAGGAGTTTTACAAGAGTTAGCACCAAAAATTAAAATTCCTCTCATTAATGCAGGGGATGGAAATAATGAGCATCCAACACAAGCATTATTAGATATTTATACTATGAAAAAACATTTTGGTCATATTGAAGGTCTTCATGTATCTATTATAGGTGACATATTACATAGCCGTGTGGCTCGTTCCAATCTATGGGGGTTACTAGCTATGGGTGCAAAAGTAAGCTTTTGTGCACCGCCAAACATGCAAGCCCCAGAACTAGCAGAATTCACCCCATATGTTTCCATAGAAGAAGCATTAAAGGCAGACGTCATTATGATGCTGCGAGTGCAATTAGAGAGACATGAACAAGGTATGATTAAATCAGCTGAACAATACAGAGAGTTATTTGGATTAACAGAGGAGAGAGAAAGGAACTTAAAGGATCATGTTATTATTATGCATCCTGCACCTGTAAATCGAAATGTGGAAATCGATGATTCTCTAATAGAACACCCTAGATCAAAAATTTTCCCGCAAATAAGTAATGGAGTACCCATTCGAATGGCAGTAATTGAGAGAGCATTAACATAA